The genomic interval TGGCTTTTTAGTTACTTTTATAAATAATTTAAAATTTCAGCTCATGACTTTCGAAGAAACAAATAAAAACAGAAGAAGTATTAGAGATTTTAAAAATACGCAGGTTTCTAATGATATTATCAATCAAATTTTAAAAGAAGCTTTAGAAGCACCTTCTAGTTCTAACACACAACCTTTTAAAGTGGTGGTTGCAACTGGAGATACATTAACAAATATTGGTAATGAACTTACTAAAAAGTACAAAGCTTCTTTATCATTAAGAAAGAAAAATATTTTCGAAAAACTTATTATTGCTCGTAAATTTAAATTAAAACCCAATAAAATTTATCAAACTATTCAAGGTAAATATTTTGGAATTTACCAAGATAGAAGAATAAAAACAGCTATTGGCTTGTATAAAATTTTAGGAATAAAAAAAGAAGATCATAAAAAGAGAAATGAAGAAATGATAAAAAATTTCAATTTCTTTGGAGCTCCAGCTGCTATTTGGATTTTTGCAAATCCTAAAATGAAATATACAGCTTTGGTAGATACAGGTATTTTTATGCAAAATATTATGCTTTCTGCAACGAGTAAAGGATTAG from Lutibacter sp. Hel_I_33_5 carries:
- a CDS encoding nitroreductase; this translates as MTFEETNKNRRSIRDFKNTQVSNDIINQILKEALEAPSSSNTQPFKVVVATGDTLTNIGNELTKKYKASLSLRKKNIFEKLIIARKFKLKPNKIYQTIQGKYFGIYQDRRIKTAIGLYKILGIKKEDHKKRNEEMIKNFNFFGAPAAIWIFANPKMKYTALVDTGIFMQNIMLSATSKGLGTCPQGALNIWREPVDNYFDVPKGYELVCGLSLGYPSDAVVNSYRPEKIGLEELLVSERK